The window CTACCGCGAGCAGGTGCTGTTCGCGATGAAGCACCGCGGCGACATCGACGCCATCCTCGACCAGTACCGCACCAAGCAGAAGCCGGGCGGCAAGAAGCCCCAGCAGAAGCAGGTCGACGAGGCCGAGCTGGAGGCCGCCGAGGGCTCCGGCGCCGCCGCCGAGGACGACGGCAGCACCGGCGAGGGCGGCTACTTCCCGTACAAGCCGTACTGCGGCCAGTGCGGCAAGGACTTCACCAAGGTCACCTCGTACGACGACGAGACCACCGAGATGACCTACGTCTGCACCGAGGACGAGTTCACCGAGACGGTCAAGCTCAGCGAGTTCAACCGCGGCAAGCTCGTCTGGAAGGTCGACTGGCCCATGCGCTGGGCCTACGAGGGCGTGATCTTCGAGCCCTCCGGCGTCGACCACTCCTCGCCCGGCTCCTCCTTCCAGGTCGGCGGCCAGATCGTGCACATCTTCGGCGGCGAGCAGCCGATCGGACCGATGTACGCGTTCGTCGGCATCAGCGGCATGGCCAAGATGTCCTCCAGCAAGGGCGGGGTCCCCACCCCGGCCGACGCGCTGAAGATCATGGAGCCGCAGCTGCTGCGCTGGCTCTACGCCCGCCGCCGCCCCAACCAGTCCTTCAAGATCGCCTTCGACCAGGAGATCCAGCGGCTCTACGACGAGTGGGACAAGCTGGAGGCCAAGGTCGCCGACGGCTCCGTGCTGCCCGCCGACGCCGCCGCGCACACCCGCGCCGTACGCACCGCCGCCGCCGAGCTGCCGCGCACCCCGCGCCCGCTCCCGTACCGGACGCTCGCCTCCGTCGCCGACATCACCGCCGGCCACGACGAGCAGACCCTGCGCATCCTGACCGACCTCGACCCGACGCAGCCCCTCACCTCCCTCGACGAGGTACGGCCGCGCCTGGACCGCGCCGAGAACTGGATCACCACCCAGGTCCCGGCCGACCAGCGGACCCTCGTACGCGAGGAGGCCGACACCGAGCTGCTGTCGTCCCTGGACGACGAGGGCCGCGAATCGCTGCGGCTGCTCCTCGACGGCCTCGACTCGCACTGGTCGCTCGACGGGCTGACCACGCTCGTCTACGGCGTCCCGAAGGTCATGGCCGGGCTGGAGCCCGACGCCAAGCCGACGCCGGAACTCAAGGTCGCGCAGCGGACGTTCTTCGCCCTGCTGTACCGGCTCCTCGTGACCCGCGAGACCGGGCCGCGACTGCCCACGCTGCTGCTGGCAGTGGGCGCGGACCGCGTGCGCAAGCTGCTCGCCGTCTGAGCCCACCCGGGCTCGCAGGACATGCGGAAGGGCCCGCACCCCGAGGGGTGCGGGCCCTTCCGCATGTCCGCCGTCGCCCTCAGGCGATGTGCTCGGCCTCGCGGTCCTTGTGGTAACGCTGCTTGAACGCCGGGATCATCCGGCGGAGCAGGGAACCGCTGCGCGGGTGCGTCACGCCGTAACCGTCCGACAGGTGTATGTCGAGGGCCTCCGCCGACGGGTAGTCCTGCTTCTCGTCGACCAGCGCGCAGAACACCTTGTACGCCGCCTCGGCGAACTCGGCCTCGTCAGGGGTCTCGGGGCCCTCCTGCGGGGCCTCCTCCTGACGCGGGGCCGGGATCGGCAGCTCCTGCTGCGCCGGCCGCTCCTCGTCCGGGCCCATCGGGGGCAGCACCGGGGTCGGCTCCAGCCCCTCCACGTACTGCGGGTTGTAGCCGCCCTCGTACGCCGCCTGCGGCGCCAGCGGCGCGGCGAACCACGCGCTGTTGTGGGCCGCGGGCATGGCCGTCGGGTCCACCGCGAAGGCCGGCGGGACGTGCTGCGCGGCACCGGGGACAACGGGAGCGCCGGGCGCGCCGGGCGGGATCTGCCCCTGCGACTGCAGCTGGGGCTGGACGGCCTGCGGGGCCTGCTGGGCGAGCTCGGGCGCGGCGGCCAGGGCCGGCGCCTGCTGCTGGTTCTGCTGCTGGTTCTGCTCCACCGGAGGCAGCACCGCCGGCTCGATGCCCGTCGCCGCCAGCGCGTCCGGAGTCGTCTCCGCGAGCGGCACACCGATCTTCGCCAGCTTCAGCGGCATCAGCGCCTCCACCGGAGCCTTCCGCCGCCAGGAACGCCCGTACCGCGCCTGCAGGCGCGCCTGGTAGATCAGCCGGTCCTGCTCCATCGTGACCGCCTGCTCGTAGGAGCGCAGCTCCCACAGCTTCATCCGGCGCCACAGCTTGAAGGTGGGTATCGGCGACAGCAGCCACCGCGTGATGCGCACACCCTCCATGTGCCGGTCCGCGGTGATGTCCGCGATCCGGCCCACCGCGTGCCGGGCGGCCTCCACCGTCACCACGAACAGCACCGGGATCACGGCGTGCATCCCGACACCCAGCGGATCCGGCCAGGAGGCCGCACCGTTGAACGCGATCGTCGCCGCCGTCAGCAGCCACGCCGTCTGGCGCAGCAGCGGGAAGGGGATCCGCATCCAGGTCAGCAGCAGGTCCAGGGCGAGCAGGACGCAGATGCCCGCGTCGATGCCGATCGGGAACACCAGCGAGAAGCTGCCGAACCCCTTCTGCAGGGCGAGCGCACGCACCGCGGAGTACGAGCCCGCGAACCCGATCCCGGCGATGATCACGGCTCCCGCGACCACGACGCCTATGAGTATCCGGTGCGTACGAGTCAGTTGCATCGCGGCCACCCGCGATCCCCTCCCCTTGTCGAGCACATACCGAGCGCAGAGTGCTGAGTGCTGGCGCCGGTGCGAGGCACTTACCGCGCCTTTACCGAGCTGCAGCAGGCACAGCGTACGGGTGACCGGATGTCAACGCCCAAGGGCCCCGCCCCGCGACCTCCCCTACTGGGGCTTCGGGGACTGCGGCGCCTCCGCCGGGGCCTTGTTCGCCGCGCCCACCGAGGCCACAGCCTCCTTGGCGGCCGCGACCGCGTCCTGGAGCAGCTTCGCGTGGTCCGGCGCACCGGCACCCTCGAGCCCCGCACCGTTGTAGTCGAGCGTGATCACCACGTTCTGGGTGCGCGCCACGACCGTCGTGTTGAAGTGGTCGTTGCCGTCCTTCTTCACCGTGTAGACGACCGACGTCCCCTGGTCGCCGGTCTCACCGACGGCCTCAGCCTTCGGGTCCTGCGCGCCCTCGGTGGTCTTCGCGACCTCCACCTGCTTGTTGAACTGCTCCTCGGCACGCTTGTTGGCGTCGCCGAGCGTGGCGTGCGAGTCGGAGCGGAAGAAGGAGAGCGAGAGCCAGCGGTACTGCGAGCCCTTCAGGCCGTCCTCGTCCAGGCCCGTCCAGTAGCAGCTGACGCGGGTGGCCGGGTCGTTCGACGGGGTCGCCGTACCGTTCTTGTCCTTCGCCTCCGGGACGAGCGTGTCTATCGTCGCCGTCTGGACCGCCTTGCAGGCGTCCGGGAGGGTGGCGAAGGCCGCCTTCTCCAGGGTCTTGGACGACTTCGGGTTGGGCTTGGCCGACGAGGACGAACCGGACTTCTTGTCGCCTTTCGCGCCCGAGTCCTTGCCCGAGTCGGACGAACACCCGGCGACGGTGAGGATCACCGGGACGGCTGCGCAGGCGAGAACGCGGGTGAGGCGCGAGGCTGATCGGTGCATGGTTCCTTCAGTACGATTGTCGGTTGTTCTTCGGACGCGGGACCGGGCAACGGTAGCCCGACCGGGTGGCCCACTGCTGTGCGCGCCGTCACCCCCGGGCGTGGCGCGCACCACTCACTCGCTGAAACGCTCCGCCAGAGCCTGCGCCAACTGCCGTGCCTTGTCCTGGGTTTCGGTGCTCGGCGGGATCGTGCCGGGCAGCGCGGGCTGCACGCTGTACTCCATGCTGACGATGACGTTCGAGGTACGGAACACAATGCGCACGGTGCGGGACTGCGCGGCGCTGGCCCCGGCGGGGCTGAGCTTGTCCTCCAGGAACGCCTCGCTGCCGAGATCCTCCAGGACCCGGGACCCGAGCTCGACCGGGGCGGACGGGCCCCCGCCGGGGGACGACGGCGCGCCGGAGGCGGGTGCTCCGGAAGCGGGCGAACCCGAGGCGGCCGGAGCGGCGGGCGTCGGAGCCGCCGGGGTGGGAGCCGCCGGGGCGGGGCTCCCGGTGGGGCCGGGGAAGGGCAGGCGCGCGTCGGTGAGCCGGCGCACGTAGACCTGCTTGGCCTTCTCGTCGTCGCTGCTGACGGCCCGGTCGTACGAGACCACGCGCTCGAAGCGGACCGACAGCAGCCGGGTCTCCTCCGGGCTCTGCCCCGTCCAGCGGCAGCCGACGTGCCGGTCGCCGTCGTACGAGGTGTCCGCGACGCCCGCGTACATCTGGTCGCGCTGCTCCGGGGTGAGGCTGTCCCCTGCCGGGAGCATGCCCTTGAGCTTCTTGCTGTCGACACCGGCCTTGCAGGGCGCGGGCAGACTGCGGTACTTCCCCGGCTGGGCGGGCACGGCGGCGCTCCCGCCGGCCTTCGAATCGCTGGTGCTTCCGCCACCGCTCCCGTCGGTGCACCCGGTCAGGCCGGCCGCCCCTGCCGCGAGCGCGGTGAGCATCGCGATGCCTGGCAGGACTCGCCGCCGTACCGCCTTGCGCTGCACGTCCACTGGCTCCCTTCGACCGGCGGGCCCCCCGACGGTCAGGAAAATGCGTTGCCGCGACTTGGGCGCGGCTGGACACAATGTCTATCGCACACGCTGGTGCCGGCGCCGGTCCTCTGTCGTATTTGGGATCAAGAGCGAGGCTTTTGCGCTTTCCAACTTTTCCGTGGTTTTCGGGGGATTGATTCCTTATGTCGTACGTAGAGGTGCCCGGGGCGAAGGTCCCGATCAGGATGTGGACCGACCCGGCGTCGGTCGAGGACAGCGCGATGCAGCAGCTGCACAACGTCGCCACCCTCCCCTGGATCAAGGGCCTGGCCGTGATGCCGGACGTCCACTACGGCAAGGGCGCCACCGTCGGCTCGGTCATCGCCATGAAGGACGCGGTCTGTCCGGCGGCGGTGGGGGTGGACATCGGCTGCGGCATGTCGGCGGTGAAGACGTCCCTGACGGCCAATGACCTGCCGGGGGACCTGTCGGGTCTGCGGTCGAAGATCGAGCGGGCGATTCCGGTGGGGGCGGGGATGCACCGCGAGGCGGTGGACCCCTCGCGGCTGTACGGGTTCTCGGAGGCGGGTTTCGGGGACCTGTGGGAGCGCTTCGACTACGTCACGGATGCGGTGAAGTTCCGGCGGGACCGGGCGATGCGGCAAATGGGAACCCTTGGCCAAGGGAATCACTTTTGCGAGGTATGCATTGATTCATCCGGTTCGGTGTGGCTCATGCTGCACTCGGGATCGCGGAACATCGGCAACGAGCTGGCGGCCTTCCATATCGGCGTGGCCCGAGGGCTTTCGCACAACGAAGGCCTCGTGGACCGGGACCTCGCGGTCTTCCTCGCGGCCACACCGGAGATGGACGCGTACCGCAACGACCTCTTCTGGGCGCAGGAGTACGCGAAGTACAACCGCGCCGTGATGATGAGCCTGTTCAAGGAGGTGTTCCGGAAGGAGTTCCGGAAGGCGAAGGTCTCCTTCGACCGGGAGATCAGCTGCCACCACAACTATGTGGCGGAGGAGCGGTACGACGGCATGGACCTGCTGGTCACGCGCAAGGGCGCGATCCGCGCCGGCAGCGGTGACTACGGGATCATCCCGGGCTCCATGGGCACGGGCTCGTACATCGTGAAGGGGCTCGGCAACGAGAAGTCCTTCAACTCGGCCTCGCACGGCGCGGGCCGGAAGATGAGCCGGACGGCGGCGAAGAAGCGGTTCTCGGCGCGGGATCTGGCGGAGCAGACCAAGGGCGTGGAGTGCCGCAAGGACTCGGGCGTCGTGGACGAGATCCCGGGTGCCTACAAGTCCATCGAGCAGGTCATCGACCAGCAGACCGACCTGGTGCAGGTCGTGGCCAAGCTCAAGCAGGTCATCTGCATCAAGGGCTGAGGCGGGTGTGGTTTTCGGGGGAGCGGAGGGGCCCGGGTCGTGATCGGCCCGGGCCCCTCCGTGTCGTCCTGCTCACGCTTTGCCGGTCCGCAGGCGCCAGAGGCGCATCGAGCAGCTCTGCTCGGTCCTGTCGAGAACGACCCCGGCCGCCGCGGCGTCGTTCACCTGCAGGAGGACCTCGTCGTCCTTCGGGGTCCAGCGTCGGCGGGGCGGAGCGACCCGCATGTCCGCCGGCCGGACCCAGTCGCGAATTTCGGCTGCCTTGGCCTTCTTGCGCTCCAGGCCCAGGCAGCCGTCGTAGTACAGGTGCGCGGCGAGCTCGATCGCCGCTTCCTTCGTGTAGAGGACGTTGTAGATCCCGTCCCGGGCATTGCGCTTGATGCTCCGCTCTGCCCCGGTGACCTTCTTCGCGAAGTGGCACAGGTATGCACCCACCGCAGTGCTGGCGGTGGTGAGTGAGACGAACGGAAGGCCCTTGCCCGTGTAGCCGACGGATCCGTCGGCGTCGATGATCCCCCGAAGGTAGTCGCGGCGCGAGAACTCCACACGGGGCGGCTTGATCGTCCTCGACTTGCGTCCGTAGGGCATTCCGAGCCTGTTGATCGTGCTCCGGGCTTCCAGGGAGCAGAGGCTCCATGTGGCGGAGGGGTGGAGCTGGGCGAAGTTCGTGGTCCTGACACGCTCGGTGATCGAGCTGAAGTAGGGCGTGAGCTGCTGGAACTCGCGGAGGATGTGGATGTCACGTGCGTTGATCTCGGCGGTGAGCTTGCCCTTCCGCCCCGTGCCCTGTGCGAGGTGTCCGTCGGCTTGGAGGAAGCCGAACATGTATGCGTAGCGGGGGTCAGTGAGGTCCATGAAGTGCGCGGCGGCGCTAGGGTCCTGTTCAGCCATGAGGAAGTCCTTCTTCCTTGTTGGTGAGGCCCTCGTCCGGGACTGCCATCCCGGCCGGGGGCCGTTCGTATTGCGGCTGAACTTAGGTGGGGAATCCAGGTGAACCTGGCCGATCCCCTCAAAATCGCTCGAACGTGTGACGGAATTTCACATTGCGCCGCGCACTCCCGTCGACACTCGTTGCTGTCGAGGATTCCGGGGATGTGGGACATCAACTTCCGCTTGGGATAAGGGGGTTGACTTGCAATCTGGTCTAGACCATGGTGTGCGGCATGTGGAGATCCCGCGTGCTACTCGCCGTGCTCGCGTCGTTGTCGCTCGCCCTCGGGGCCGCCGGGTCCGCGCAGGCGAAGGTGGGGCTGCCGCCCGTCGTGTCGCGTGTGCCGACCGGTGAGAAGGTCGTCTTCATCACCATCGACGACGGCTGGAGCCATGATCCGGCGGCGGCGCGGATCCTGTTGGAGAAGCGGGTGCCCGCCGCGTTGTTCCTGCTGCCCGGGGCCACCTCGTACGACACCGGGTACTTCACCCGGCTCACGGAGGAAGGGCGCGTCGGCGTCGAGAACCACACGGTCAACCACCCCGACCTGACCACGCTCGACGCGGCCGGCAAGGACGCCGAGGTCTGCGGGGCCGGGGAGCAGCTGCAGGCCGCCTTCGGGCGGACGCCGAAGCTGCTGCGGCCGCCGTACGGGGCGGTGAACGACGAGGTGCGGCTCGCGGCCAAGGCGTGCGGGGTGAAGGCGCTGGTGACCTGGACGCACGATTTCACCACCTGGGGGCAGACCCCGCCGACGCCGCGGCTGCAGGCCGGGGACATCGTGCTGCTGCACTTCACGCCGACGCTGGCGGCGGACCTTCAGCGGGCCCTGGACGCGGCGAGGGCCGCCGGCCTGAAGCCGGCGGCCCTCATGCCGCACCTGAAGGCGGCCGGAGTTCTCCCGGCCTAGAGCTCCCGGTGGACCTTGGTGTTGGAGGCCTGGGCGCGGGGGCGGACTACCAGGAGGTCGATGTTGACGTGGCTGGGGCGGGTGACCGCCCAGGTGATGGTGTCGGCCACGTCGTCGGCGGAGAGGGGCTCCGCGACGCCCGCGTAGACCTTCTCCGCCTTCTCGGCGTCGCCGCGGAACCGGGTCTTCGCGAATTCCTCGGTCTTGACCATGCCCGGGGCGATCTCGATGACGCGCACGGGCTGGCCGACGATCTCCAGGCGCAGGGTCTCGGCGAGGACGCGGGCGCCGTTCTTGGCGGCGACGTAGCCGGCCCCGCCCTCGTACGTGGAGTGGCCCGCGGTGGAGGAGAGGACCACGACCGTGCCGTCGCCGGAGGCGGTGAGGGCGGGGAGCAGGGCCTGGGTGACGTGGAGCGTGCCGATGACGTTGACCTCGTACATCGTGCGCCAGTCGGCGGGGTCGCCGGTGGCGACGGGCTCGGCTCCGATGGCTCCGCCGGCGTTGTTCACGAGTACGTCGCAGCGGTCCAGGGAGGCGGCGAAGGCGTCGACGGCGGGACGGTCGGTGACGTCGAGGGCGTGGGCGGTGGCCCGGTGGCCGGCCGCGGTGATCTCGGCGGCGAGGGCCTCGATGCGGTCCTTGCGGCGGGCGGTGAGGACGACGTGGTAGCCGGCGGCGGCGAGCTGCCGGGCGGTGGCCGCGCCGATGCCGCTGCTCGCGCCGGTGACTACGGCGGTTCGGGTGGCGGCCGTGCTCATGTGCGGGCTCCTCGGTCGTTCGTACGGGCGATTACCCGCCAGCATAGGCGCGGCTCGGCGGCCGCGCGGGGCGTACATGATCAGGGCCGTTCCGGCGGGGCGGGCGAGGGCCCGGCGATGTCCCAGCGGCAGATGGGGGTGGGCGCGCCCTCGTTCGTGTGATGGTCCGATCGGTCGGGGGTGCCGGTGGCTAGCCTCCGCGCGAGGAGGTGGTGTCGGTGCGCCGTGGTGCCGTACGAAGTGTGGTGGTGGCGGGTTTGCTGGCGCTCGGTGCGGGTGTCCCCGGGTCGGCCCAGGCATCGGTCCTGCCGTCGGTCCGGGCGTCGGTGGCGGACGAGCCGGAGGCCGATGTGGCCTACCACGGCCGGGTGGTCCTGGCCGGGGCGCGGCTGCGGATCTGGATGGTCCCGGAGAACAACGGGCCCGCCGCGCTGCCGAACGCGACGGTGCGGGTGCGGCTGTCGGCCGAGCTCGCGGACCGGCAGGAGCTGGCGGGTGGCTGCGCGCGGGCGGGCGTGCGCGAGGTGGTGTGCGAGACGGGACCGCTGCCGCTGCACGGGCGGGGCCGGCACATCGGGCTGCTGCTGGAGCTGCGGGAGCCGTCGCCGGAGGTGGTGGTGCGGGTGGACACGTGGTGGAACGGTGGTGCCACGGACCGGAACCACGCCAACAACGAGCACGTGGTGCTGGCGCTGGACACCGGCGACGCGTACGCCTTCTAGGCCGGGGCGCGCCCCTGGGCAGGGGCGCGTCTTCCGGGTCTAAGCCGTGCCGAACTCCACCAGGGCCTCGTCGACGATCCGCTCCAGGCGGGCGTGATGGGCGCCGCGCCAGTAGACGCGCTCGCACTCGGCGCACTGTGCGAAGACGTCGTAGGAGCGGTGCGTGCCCTGTTCCAGGCGCTCGCCGACGCTCTCCTTGTCGGCCTCGCGGAGCGGGCCGTTGCAGGCGGTGCAGCGGGTCCACGGTGCGAGGGCGGGTGCGAACCGGCCCAGTACGTCGCGCAGTTGCTCGTCGGGGTTGTCGCTGTAGACGTAGGC is drawn from Streptomyces sp. NBC_01232 and contains these coding sequences:
- the lysS gene encoding lysine--tRNA ligase codes for the protein MAQSSTETDWVSRFADEVIAEAERRAPGKPVVVASGLSPSGPIHLGNLREVMTPHLVADEIRRRGIEVRHLISWDDYDRYRKVPAGVPGIDESWAQHIGKPLTSVPAPAGSAHPNWAEHFKAVFVEAMAEMGVDYDPISQTEQYTSGVYREQVLFAMKHRGDIDAILDQYRTKQKPGGKKPQQKQVDEAELEAAEGSGAAAEDDGSTGEGGYFPYKPYCGQCGKDFTKVTSYDDETTEMTYVCTEDEFTETVKLSEFNRGKLVWKVDWPMRWAYEGVIFEPSGVDHSSPGSSFQVGGQIVHIFGGEQPIGPMYAFVGISGMAKMSSSKGGVPTPADALKIMEPQLLRWLYARRRPNQSFKIAFDQEIQRLYDEWDKLEAKVADGSVLPADAAAHTRAVRTAAAELPRTPRPLPYRTLASVADITAGHDEQTLRILTDLDPTQPLTSLDEVRPRLDRAENWITTQVPADQRTLVREEADTELLSSLDDEGRESLRLLLDGLDSHWSLDGLTTLVYGVPKVMAGLEPDAKPTPELKVAQRTFFALLYRLLVTRETGPRLPTLLLAVGADRVRKLLAV
- a CDS encoding DUF2637 domain-containing protein; its protein translation is MQLTRTHRILIGVVVAGAVIIAGIGFAGSYSAVRALALQKGFGSFSLVFPIGIDAGICVLLALDLLLTWMRIPFPLLRQTAWLLTAATIAFNGAASWPDPLGVGMHAVIPVLFVVTVEAARHAVGRIADITADRHMEGVRITRWLLSPIPTFKLWRRMKLWELRSYEQAVTMEQDRLIYQARLQARYGRSWRRKAPVEALMPLKLAKIGVPLAETTPDALAATGIEPAVLPPVEQNQQQNQQQAPALAAAPELAQQAPQAVQPQLQSQGQIPPGAPGAPVVPGAAQHVPPAFAVDPTAMPAAHNSAWFAAPLAPQAAYEGGYNPQYVEGLEPTPVLPPMGPDEERPAQQELPIPAPRQEEAPQEGPETPDEAEFAEAAYKVFCALVDEKQDYPSAEALDIHLSDGYGVTHPRSGSLLRRMIPAFKQRYHKDREAEHIA
- a CDS encoding DUF3558 domain-containing protein gives rise to the protein MHRSASRLTRVLACAAVPVILTVAGCSSDSGKDSGAKGDKKSGSSSSAKPNPKSSKTLEKAAFATLPDACKAVQTATIDTLVPEAKDKNGTATPSNDPATRVSCYWTGLDEDGLKGSQYRWLSLSFFRSDSHATLGDANKRAEEQFNKQVEVAKTTEGAQDPKAEAVGETGDQGTSVVYTVKKDGNDHFNTTVVARTQNVVITLDYNGAGLEGAGAPDHAKLLQDAVAAAKEAVASVGAANKAPAEAPQSPKPQ
- a CDS encoding DUF3558 domain-containing protein translates to MQRKAVRRRVLPGIAMLTALAAGAAGLTGCTDGSGGGSTSDSKAGGSAAVPAQPGKYRSLPAPCKAGVDSKKLKGMLPAGDSLTPEQRDQMYAGVADTSYDGDRHVGCRWTGQSPEETRLLSVRFERVVSYDRAVSSDDEKAKQVYVRRLTDARLPFPGPTGSPAPAAPTPAAPTPAAPAASGSPASGAPASGAPSSPGGGPSAPVELGSRVLEDLGSEAFLEDKLSPAGASAAQSRTVRIVFRTSNVIVSMEYSVQPALPGTIPPSTETQDKARQLAQALAERFSE
- a CDS encoding RtcB family protein, encoding MSYVEVPGAKVPIRMWTDPASVEDSAMQQLHNVATLPWIKGLAVMPDVHYGKGATVGSVIAMKDAVCPAAVGVDIGCGMSAVKTSLTANDLPGDLSGLRSKIERAIPVGAGMHREAVDPSRLYGFSEAGFGDLWERFDYVTDAVKFRRDRAMRQMGTLGQGNHFCEVCIDSSGSVWLMLHSGSRNIGNELAAFHIGVARGLSHNEGLVDRDLAVFLAATPEMDAYRNDLFWAQEYAKYNRAVMMSLFKEVFRKEFRKAKVSFDREISCHHNYVAEERYDGMDLLVTRKGAIRAGSGDYGIIPGSMGTGSYIVKGLGNEKSFNSASHGAGRKMSRTAAKKRFSARDLAEQTKGVECRKDSGVVDEIPGAYKSIEQVIDQQTDLVQVVAKLKQVICIKG
- a CDS encoding LAGLIDADG family homing endonuclease, with the translated sequence MAEQDPSAAAHFMDLTDPRYAYMFGFLQADGHLAQGTGRKGKLTAEINARDIHILREFQQLTPYFSSITERVRTTNFAQLHPSATWSLCSLEARSTINRLGMPYGRKSRTIKPPRVEFSRRDYLRGIIDADGSVGYTGKGLPFVSLTTASTAVGAYLCHFAKKVTGAERSIKRNARDGIYNVLYTKEAAIELAAHLYYDGCLGLERKKAKAAEIRDWVRPADMRVAPPRRRWTPKDDEVLLQVNDAAAAGVVLDRTEQSCSMRLWRLRTGKA
- a CDS encoding polysaccharide deacetylase family protein, which encodes MWRSRVLLAVLASLSLALGAAGSAQAKVGLPPVVSRVPTGEKVVFITIDDGWSHDPAAARILLEKRVPAALFLLPGATSYDTGYFTRLTEEGRVGVENHTVNHPDLTTLDAAGKDAEVCGAGEQLQAAFGRTPKLLRPPYGAVNDEVRLAAKACGVKALVTWTHDFTTWGQTPPTPRLQAGDIVLLHFTPTLAADLQRALDAARAAGLKPAALMPHLKAAGVLPA
- a CDS encoding SDR family oxidoreductase — its product is MSTAATRTAVVTGASSGIGAATARQLAAAGYHVVLTARRKDRIEALAAEITAAGHRATAHALDVTDRPAVDAFAASLDRCDVLVNNAGGAIGAEPVATGDPADWRTMYEVNVIGTLHVTQALLPALTASGDGTVVVLSSTAGHSTYEGGAGYVAAKNGARVLAETLRLEIVGQPVRVIEIAPGMVKTEEFAKTRFRGDAEKAEKVYAGVAEPLSADDVADTITWAVTRPSHVNIDLLVVRPRAQASNTKVHREL